A window of Candidatus Zixiibacteriota bacterium genomic DNA:
GAGTCATTCGCCATCACCTGAGCGAAGAAAACTGCCGCCTGATCGTAATTGCCGCGATAGCGGTATTTCTGTCCGACCTCGAACTGCAACTCCCCGTTTCGCGGGTCAGCCGCCAGCTTGTCGAGGTAGTCTTCGAGCGTGCCGATTCCGGTCAGCGCATTGATGATCCCGGTCACGAAATCCTCCGGCGGGTAATAACCGATCAGCCGGTCGATCTCGATGCCATTGGGCTTCAGAATCAGCGTTGTCGGATAGCTCCGGACACCGTAACGCGCAGCCGTGATCGTGTCGACCTCAGCGTTGATTTTGGCGATCGCAAAGTTGTTCAGAAACTTCTGAACGTAGGCATCCGGCAGAGTTGAGTCTGCCATCACCTTGCACCACTTTCACCAGTCGGTGAAAAACTTGATGACGACCGTTTTCTGACTCTGCTGGGCCTGCGCCATCAACGTGTCGAAATCGGTCGCGAAGCTCAGATTTCCGATCTGCACCGCGGCACCGGCCGGCGCGCTCAACAGGGCAACCAGCATTAGAGCAAGCAGGATTCGCATCGACTACCTCTCGTCCTCATCTTCATCGTAAAAATCTTCGCGCTCGTCCTCGTCAGCTTCCTCATCCTCTTCGTCGAAGTTGCTGAGGCCTTCGCCCTCCAGCGCGTCCAGCAGTTCCTTGGCGCGGTCGTAGTCGTCGGCGCTGACGTAGATCTCGGCGGCGCCGGGCGCGTCGTAAGCGACATGCGTAATCGCGCCGCGGACCGGATCGCTGGAACTCAGGCGCTTGGTGTAGTAAGGAATCTCCTCTTCCTCCAGGGCGCCGACCAGGAACTGGGCCTGCAGGTAATTGTCGGTCTTCAGCAGCAGCACCGAGTCGCTTTCGTCGAGTTCGGCTTGCTCCTCGCTGGTCGGCTCCGGCTTCTTCGCCTTGCGGGATTCGCGTTCCTTAGTCTC
This region includes:
- a CDS encoding tetratricopeptide repeat protein, coding for MADSTLPDAYVQKFLNNFAIAKINAEVDTITAARYGVRSYPTTLILKPNGIEIDRLIGYYPPEDFVTGIINALTGIGTLEDYLDKLAADPRNGELQFEVGQKYRYRGNYDQAAVFFAQVMANDSARASGKAAEAAFNLGHMRYKLKDYPGAVALWRQQIAQFPEAELNVDAELMIAYSYQKAGDFKNAKKEYNYFLKKYPDTEEKDWIAEQMAAMAKKK
- a CDS encoding DUF2007 domain-containing protein, with protein sequence MPQPRRKKKDDETKERESRKAKKPEPTSEEQAELDESDSVLLLKTDNYLQAQFLVGALEEEEIPYYTKRLSSSDPVRGAITHVAYDAPGAAEIYVSADDYDRAKELLDALEGEGLSNFDEEDEEADEDEREDFYDEDEDER